A portion of the Fulvia fulva chromosome 1, complete sequence genome contains these proteins:
- a CDS encoding Lysine--tRNA ligase cla4 produces the protein MAAQQAADAVKDAVHDVTNKVSELTTGATGESSQPNLVLDEVTGEKVSKTEFKKRQKAREKEAKKAEAAATRQAPPAAKKKADAGDESQLNPNQYFELRSRAVKHMKENNSPNPYPHKFSVNYDLRNFEKEYGHLKKGELVEDKTISIGCRIYNIRAAGENLRFYEVAVDGAEIQIMAQNQNSTSSVPFAEQHDILRRGDIIGVKGFPGRTNPKREDNPGELSIFAQEVTLLAPCLHQIPSEHYGFKDQEERYRNRHLDLIMNKRTVKVMKARSDITRYVREYFWKNGFLEIETPILLKSAGGATAKPFNTHHNDLDMTLALRIATELPLKQMVVGGIHRVFELGRQFRNEGIDLTHNPEFTTCEYYEAFTDLYDVMDRTQELVEGMVKEVTGGLQTKYTTQTGEVYDVNWAKPWKSVEMIPALEEACGEKFPPGDQLHTDESNQFLQRMLKKTGITCTPPLTNARMIDKLVGEFIEEKCINPTFITGHPQLMSPLAKYHRSQSGLCERFEAFVCKKEIINAYTELNDPFDQRLRFEEQARQKAQGDDEVPDIDEGFLRSMEFGLPPTGGWGMGIDRMCMFLTDNYSIKEVLPFPFMKDEVNKPHQPKAAEVAGVEPIPVEGVTHK, from the exons ATGGCAGCACAACAGGCCGCCGATGCGGTCAAGGATGCAGTTCACGATGTTACCAACAAGGTCTCCGAGCTCACTACTGGCGCGACGGGCGAATCTTCCCAGCCAAACTTGGTTCTGGACGAAGTGACTGGAGAGAAGGTGTCCAAGACCGAGTTCAAGAAGAGGCAGAAGGCGCGAGAGAAG GAAGCAAAGAAGGCAGAGGCTGCGGCGACGCGACAAGCACCACCGGCAGCTAAGAAGAAGGCGGACGCTGGGGATGAGTCGCAACTCAACCCTAAT CAATATTTCGAACTTCGATCCAGGGCCGTGAAGCACATGAAGGAAAACAACTCGCCGAACCCCTACCCACACAAGTTCTCTGTCAACTACGATCTACGGAATTTCGAAAAGGAGTATGGCCATCTCAAGAAGGGCGAACTGGTCGAGGACAAGACCATCAGCATTGGCTGCCGTATCTACAACATCCGTGCCGCGGGCGAGAACCTCCGTTTCTACGAAGTCGCAGTCGATGGCGCAGAGATTCAGATCATGGCCCAGAACCAGAACAGCACATCGAGCGTCCCATTTGCAGAGCAGCACGATATCCTACGCCGTGGAGACATCATTGGCGTGAAGGGTTTCCCAGGCCGGACGAACCCAAAGAGAGAGGACAACCCAGGCGAGCTATCGATCTTTGCACAAGAAGTGACCCTACTCGCACCATGCCTTCACCAGATCCCATCAGAGCACTACGGCTTCAAGGACCAAGAGGAGCGCTACCGCAACAGACACTTGGACCTGATCATGAACAAGAGGACTGTCAAGGTTATGAAGGCACGGTCAGACATCACACGATACGTCCGAGAGTACTTCTGGAAGAACGGCTTCCTCGAGATCGAGACCCCGATCCTCCTCAAGTCTGCAGGTGGTGCTACGGCCAAGCCTTTCAACACACACCATAATGATCTGGACATGACGCTGGCTCTTCGAATCGCAACTGAGCTTCCTCTCAAGCAGATGGTCGTGGGTGGCATTCACAGAGTGTTCGAGCTTGGCCGACAGTTCCGTAACGAGGGTATCGATCTTACACACAATCCCGAGTTTACAACTTGCGAGTACTACGAGGCGTTCACCGATCTCTACGACGTCATGGACCGTACCCAAGAGCTTGTCGAGGGCATGGTCAAGGAAGTCACTGGCGGCCTTCAGACCAAGTACACCACCCAGACTGGCGAGGTATACGACGTCAACTGGGCCAAGCCATGGAAGTCGGTTGAGATGATTCCAGCTCTCGAGGAAGCCTGTGGCGAGAAGTTCCCACCTGGCGACCAGCTTCACACAGATGAGAGCAACCAATTCCTACAGCGCATGCTGAAGAAGACTGGTATCACATGTACGCCTCCTCTCACCAACGCTCGCATGATAGACAAGCTTGTCGGCGAGTTCATCGAGGAGAAGTGCATCAACCCAACTTTCATCACCGGACACCCACAACTCATGAGCCCTCTCGCCAAGTACCACCGATCGCAGAGCGGTCTTTGCGAGCGTTTCGAAGCTTTCGTCTGCAAGAAGGAGATCATCAACGCATATACCGAGCTGAACGATCCCTTCGACCAGCGTCTCCGTTTCGAAGAGCAGGCACGCCAGAAGGCACAGGGCGACGACGAAGTGCCAGATATTGATGAGGGCTTCCTTCGCTCGATGGAATTCGGTCTTCCACCTACCGGTGGCTGGGGTATGGGCATCGATCGTATGTGCATGTTCTTGACCGACAACTACAGCATCAAGGAAGTGCTTCCTTTCCCATTCATGAAGGATGAGGTCAACAAGCCGCACCAGCCAAAGGCTGCGGAGGTAGCTGGCGTGGAACCCATCCCAGTGGAGGGTGTCACTCACAAGTAG
- a CDS encoding U1 snRNP-associated protein — protein sequence MAAEQRKLLEQLMGDQLLAGPTAHKAPVLTITDPKVCRSYLCGGCPHDLFTNTKQDLGPCDKSHIPNLKDEYAAAPDEKKREWGFEFDYQRDIGKYVNECDRRIDTAQRRLEKTPDEIRQTNTLLKQIEDLSRTIEAGITEVEILSEQGAVNLAVQEFHNLKLKKVQKEERERELKSLSDTSGPSGHQKLQVCDVCGAYLSRLDNDRRLADHFFGKMHLGYAQMRKEHERLSKELKGRPPPRRDESSYDRDDDGYGGRGYGGGGGGGYGGRGGGYGGGRGRGGFGGGRGGGFGQRW from the exons ATGGCGGCCGAACAGCGCAAGCTGCTCGAGCAGCTCATGGGCGACCAACTTCTCGCTGGCCCAACTGCTCACAAAGCACCAGTCCTCACCATCACCGACCCGAAAGTCTGTCGTTCCTATCTGTGCGGCGGCTGCCCACACGATCTCTTCACAAACACCAAACAGGACCTGGGACCCTGTGATAAAAGTCACATACCGAATCTCAAGGACGAGTACGCGGCAGCACCAGATGAGAAGAAGCGCGAGTGGGGTTTCGAGTTCGACTATCAACGTGATATTGGCAAATACGTCAACGAGTGCGACCGCAGAATCGATACAGCACAGAGGAGATTAGAAAAGACACCAGATGAGATTCGGCAGACCAACACACTGCTGAAACAGATTGAAGATCTGTCAAGGACAATAGAAGCTGGCATCACTGAAGTAGAGATCCTGAGCGAGCAAGGCGCGGTCAACTTGGCTGTGCAGGAATTCCACAACCTCAAGCTCAAAAAGGTGCAGAAGGAGGAGAGGGAGCGTGAGCTTAAGAGTCTCAGCGATACCTCTGGACCTTCAGGACACCAGAAGCTGCAGGTGTGTGATGTGTGTGGTGCTTACCTCAGTCGACTGGACAACGACAGACGTTTGGCAGACCACTTCTTCGGCAAGATGCATCTGGGATATGCGCAGATGAGGAAGGAGCACGAGAGGTTAAGCAAGGAGCTGAAAGGACGACCGCCGCCGAGAAGAGATGAGTCGTCGTACGACAGAGATGACGACGGATACGGCGGACGAGGCTATGGTGGGGGTGGGGGAGGAGGCTACGGAGGACGGGGAGGAGGCTACGGCGGTGGAAGAGGCCGTGGCGGCTTTGGAGGAGGTAGAG GTGGTGGTTTTGGTCAGCGCTGGTAA